A single genomic interval of Rosistilla ulvae harbors:
- a CDS encoding HU family DNA-binding protein yields the protein MTKKDIVKTISEEVGLTQQQTKKIVQKTFDAIIDSLVKEERIELRNFGVFEVKLRAARKARNPRTGKQVSVPAKYVVTFKPGKVMESRVAELTAGIVENLLSESELDSPGSTDDSLNKPANPTTHDAFGDRSVG from the coding sequence GTGACCAAAAAAGACATTGTCAAAACGATTTCCGAGGAAGTCGGGCTGACTCAACAACAAACCAAGAAGATCGTTCAAAAGACGTTCGATGCAATCATCGATTCGCTTGTCAAAGAGGAGCGGATCGAACTGCGGAACTTTGGTGTCTTTGAAGTCAAATTGAGGGCTGCCCGAAAGGCCAGGAACCCCCGTACGGGGAAACAGGTGAGTGTGCCGGCAAAGTATGTCGTAACATTCAAGCCAGGAAAGGTGATGGAGTCGCGTGTTGCCGAATTGACAGCTGGTATTGTTGAGAACCTCCTATCCGAATCCGAATTGGATTCGCCAGGAAGCACCGACGATAGTTTGAACAAACCGGCCAATCCGACAACACACGATGCCTTCGGAGACCGCTCCGTTGGCTGA
- a CDS encoding amidohydrolase family protein translates to MNPNSIESPKTSTISRRGCLQSGAVALTGLCLGTSDAAESDPPLEIIDCHTHFYDPSRPQGVPWPGPGPLYRTVLPKHLRELKQYRPVTGTVIVEASAWVEDNAWLLELAADDPFVLGIVGRIDPDQPDFDKHLARFSANPLFRGIRISVGLLKKQLEANDLAALKALADRGLALDVNGGPETPAVIAKLARRLPSLTIVQNHIGNVPVTADRPPQGWIDGIRAAADHDNVYCKISGLVESAAHHSKQPAPKDLEFYRPYLDFVWNAFGDSRVIYASNWPVSDRGATYEDLQRIAMQYAAEKGTAATANFCSLNSKQAYRWKERPGRG, encoded by the coding sequence ATGAATCCCAATTCAATAGAGTCTCCCAAAACGTCGACGATCTCGCGCCGCGGTTGCTTGCAAAGCGGTGCCGTTGCGTTGACCGGGCTGTGTCTTGGCACCAGCGACGCAGCCGAAAGCGATCCGCCGCTGGAGATCATCGATTGCCATACGCACTTCTACGATCCAAGTCGGCCACAGGGAGTGCCTTGGCCCGGACCGGGTCCGCTCTACCGAACCGTCTTGCCGAAACATCTGCGTGAGCTGAAGCAATACCGGCCGGTGACCGGGACGGTGATCGTCGAAGCGAGCGCATGGGTGGAAGACAACGCGTGGCTGCTCGAATTGGCGGCGGACGATCCGTTTGTCCTAGGGATTGTCGGCCGGATCGATCCCGACCAACCCGACTTCGACAAACACCTGGCTCGGTTCTCCGCCAACCCGCTGTTTCGTGGCATCCGGATCTCGGTCGGGCTGTTGAAAAAGCAGCTCGAAGCCAACGACCTCGCGGCACTCAAAGCGCTTGCCGACCGCGGCCTGGCACTCGACGTCAACGGTGGCCCCGAGACGCCTGCGGTGATCGCCAAGTTGGCGCGGCGGCTGCCCAGCCTGACGATCGTACAGAATCATATCGGCAACGTCCCGGTCACGGCCGATCGACCGCCGCAGGGCTGGATCGACGGGATTCGCGCGGCTGCCGATCACGACAACGTCTATTGCAAGATCTCTGGTCTCGTGGAAAGCGCGGCCCATCACAGCAAGCAACCGGCCCCGAAGGACCTGGAATTCTATCGCCCCTACCTAGATTTCGTCTGGAATGCGTTTGGCGATTCGCGCGTGATCTATGCTAGCAATTGGCCCGTCTCGGATCGCGGGGCCACTTACGAAGATCTGCAGCGGATTGCGATGCAATACGCCGCAGAAAAGGGGACCGCGGCGACCGCCAACTTCTGCTCGCTCAATTCCAAGCAAGCCTATCGCTGGAAAGAACGTCCCGGACGCGGCTAA